A region of Vigna radiata var. radiata cultivar VC1973A chromosome 10, Vradiata_ver6, whole genome shotgun sequence DNA encodes the following proteins:
- the LOC106776225 gene encoding UDP-arabinose 4-epimerase 1, whose amino-acid sequence MLNFSRTRSQPRSTRSMSLGGMDYVDPKRKSNYVGKIFLAAALTALCIIMIKRSPSLNPPSPFSIHEPGVTHVLVTGGAGYIGSHATLRLLRDFYRVTIVDNLSRGNLGAVRVLQELFPEPGRLQFIYADLGDKESVNKIFSENKFDAVMHFAAVAYVGESTLDPLKYYHNITSNTLLVLESMAKYGVNKLIYSSTCATYGEPEKMPITEETEQKPINPYGKAKKMSEDIILDFSKTSKMAVMILRYFNVIGSDPEGRLGEAPRPELREHGRISGACFDAARGITTGLKVRGTDYKTPDGTCIRDYIDVTDLVDAHVKALEKAQPGKVGIYNVGTGKGRSVKEFVDACKKATGVNIKVDFLPRRPGDYAEVYSDPSKINLELNWTAQYTDLEKSLQTAWKWQKSHRNGYGISSAI is encoded by the exons ATGCTAAATTTTTCAAGGACCAGGAGTCAGCCAAGGTCAACCAGATCTATGTCTTTGGGAG GCATGGATTATGTGGATCCAAAAAGGAAGAGCAACTATGTTGGGAAGATTTTTCTTGCTGCAGCATTAACGGCATTATGCATAATCATGATCAAAAGATCTCCATCTTTGAATCCCCCTAGTCCG TTTTCTATCCATGAACCAGGAGTCACTCATGTTTTAGTGACAGGAGGTGCAGGCTACATTGGCTCGCATGCTACCCTACGACTTCTGAGGGATTTCTATCGTGTCACCATAGTG GATAATCTATCACGTGGCAATTTGGGTGCCGTGAGGGTTCTTCAAGAATTATTTCCGGAACCTGGAAGACTTCAATTTATATACGCAGACTTGGGAGATAAAGAATCT gtgaataaaatattttcagagAATAAATTCGATGCTGTGATGCATTTTGCTGCTGTTGCGTATGTGGGAGAGAGCACACTTGACCCTCTTAA GTATTATCACAATATTACATCAAATACCTTGTTGGTATTGGAGTCTATGGCTAAATACGGagtgaataaattaatatattctaGTACATGTGCAACATATGGGGAACCTGAAAAGATGCCCATTACAGAAGAAACAGAACAG AAACCAATTAATCCATAtggaaaagccaagaagatgtcAGAAGATATCATCCttgatttttctaaaacttCTAAAATGGCAGTAATGATTCTAAG ATATTTCAATGTGATTGGATCAGATCCGGAGGGCAGATTAGGTGAGGCTCCAAGACCTGAACTTCGAGAACACGGTCGAATTTCTGGTGCCTGCTTTGATGCAGCTCGTGGTATTACAACTGGCTTAAAA GTTAGAGGAACTGACTACAAGACACCAGATGGAACATGCATACGAGACTACATTGATGTGACTGATTTGGTGGATGCTCATGTGAAGGCTCTTGAAAAGGCACAACCTGGGAAAGTAGGGATTTACAATGTTGGCACTGGAAAAG GTAGATCAGTGAAGGAGTTTGTGGATGCATGCAAAAAGGCGACAGGGGTGAACATCAAAGTGGACTTTCTTCCTCGTAGACCTGGTGATTATGCAGAAGTGTATAGTGACCCTTCTAAGATAAACTTGGAACTGAATTGGACTGCACAATACACTGACCTTGAGAAGAGTTTACAGACTGCATGGAAATGGCAAAAATCTCATCGTAATGGTTATGGCATTTCATCTGCAATCTGA
- the LOC106776238 gene encoding coatomer subunit epsilon-1, which translates to MATPDHLFNLRNNFYLGAYQAAINSSDVSNLSEEDALERDTLVHRCYIALGQLQFVISEIHDDAPTPLQAVKLLALYFSSPDTKDSAISSLKEWLADPAIGNNPTLRLVAGLVFLHENDFNEALKHTNAGGTMELHALNVQIFIKMHRSDYAERQLRIMQQIDEDHTLTQLANAWLDLAVGGSKIQEAYLIFQDMSERYQSTSLLLNGKAVCCMHMGNFDEAETLLVEALNKDARDPETLANLVVCCLHLGKPSNKSFSQLKLSHADHVLVKRVTSAEESFDRALQTFSS; encoded by the exons ATGGCGACACCGGACCACCTGTTCAACCTCCGCAACAATTTCTACCTTGGCGCCTACCAAGCCGCCATCAACAGCAGCGACGTCTCCAACCTCTCCGAAGAAGACGCCCTGGAGCGCGACACCCTCGTCCACCGCTGCTACATCGCCCTCGGCCAGTTGCAGTTCGTCATTTCCGAGATCCATGACGATGCTCCTACTCCTCTCCAAGCCGTCAAACTCCTCGCCCTCTATTTCTCCTCTCCCGACACCAAG GACTCTGCCATCTCCAGCCTCAAGGAATGGCTCGCAGATCCCGCCATCGGAAACAACCCCACGCTCAGACTCGTCGCCGGTCTCGTCTTCCTCCACGAGAATGATTTCAACGAAGCACTTAAACACACCAATGCCGGAGGGACCATGGAACT gcACGCGTTGAATGTTCAGATCTTCATTAAGATGCATAGGTCGGATTATGCGGAGAGGCAGCTGCGGATCATGCAGCAGATTGATGAGGATCACACTCTCACTCAACTGGCCAATGCGTGGCTCGATTTGGCTGtg GGAGGGTCGAAGATTCAGGAGGCGTATCTGATATTCCAAGATATGTCGGAGAGGTATCAGTCCACCAGTTTGCTTTTGAATGGCAAGGCGGTTTGCTGCATGCACATGGGCAATTTTGACGAAGCAGAGACCCTTTTGGTTGAAGCGCTGAACAAG GATGCCAGGGATCCTGAAACGCTAGCCAATCTAGTTGTATGCTGTCTTCACCTTGGCAAGCCATCTAACAAATCATTCAG CCAGCTGAAACTTTCTCACGCAGATCATGTACTCGTCAAGCGGGTAACATCAGCTGAAGAAAGTTTTGATAGAGCGCTACAAACATTTTCTTCATGA